In the genome of Thermodesulfobacteriota bacterium, one region contains:
- a CDS encoding glycosyltransferase family 2 protein: MSLLPEIHKKGRFCLVIPVYNHAQEVCHVIRKALELKIPVFVVDDGSTDSTFEKINKIKEINLFRHKVNTGKGSALMTGWVEAAKIADWAITIDADGQHNPEDAIHLIRTIPHGVRPIVVGIRKGMSGENVRWTSRFGRKFSNFWVRLAGGPKMNDSQSGFRLYPLPESINLNVRSKRFQFEVEILAKAGWKKIPILETPVGVTYQPGEQRVSHYRGFVDFLRNAQTFSRLIIQRIFIPSFIRKRL; the protein is encoded by the coding sequence ATGTCTCTATTACCGGAAATTCATAAAAAGGGAAGATTTTGCTTGGTCATTCCCGTTTATAATCACGCACAGGAAGTGTGCCATGTGATTAGAAAAGCCTTGGAATTAAAGATCCCGGTTTTTGTTGTAGATGACGGATCCACGGATTCAACATTTGAAAAAATAAATAAAATTAAAGAAATAAACCTGTTTCGGCATAAGGTAAATACGGGTAAGGGGTCGGCCCTCATGACAGGATGGGTCGAAGCGGCTAAAATTGCCGATTGGGCCATAACGATAGACGCGGATGGACAACATAACCCGGAAGACGCGATACATTTAATAAGGACGATCCCCCATGGCGTAAGACCGATCGTGGTTGGAATAAGGAAAGGAATGTCAGGGGAAAATGTCCGATGGACAAGCCGGTTCGGGCGTAAGTTTTCAAATTTCTGGGTGCGGCTTGCTGGCGGTCCCAAAATGAATGATTCTCAGAGCGGATTTCGCCTATATCCCCTGCCTGAATCGATAAATTTAAATGTCAGATCCAAAAGATTCCAGTTTGAAGTTGAAATTCTGGCAAAGGCCGGATGGAAAAAAATTCCCATACTGGAAACACCCGTTGGAGTAACGTATCAACCTGGAGAACAACGGGTTTCCCACTATCGTGGATTTGTCGATTTTTTGCGAAATGCTCA